From Methylomonas sp. EFPC3, a single genomic window includes:
- a CDS encoding methyl-accepting chemotaxis protein, translated as MPASLLSAVLGNYRLHHQFLFLSGLIALPAMLSAAVVANGYPGLSPELWLAATAGQLPWMIALYALYAGLRNGLQSLLAAQRQLANGDFDVRLQVVGRDELAELGVGFNDTVRELGRRMNKVQASIQEVTYAADQLHQGSGQVADQLDLQRKSTTMMAAAIEQMSASILGVAGQCRETEKISSTTQQLSLQGQHSIDSFIADIKQLFLEIEELAGLMRNLEQHSQQVSQISEMIKAISEQTNLLALNAAIEAARAGEYGRGFAVVADEVRTLAQRVRLSAEEITGTTQAVREQIDRAVRSIDATQQRTEQGIDKAYSVERVLAGIKEYADSALDNVSMIATSTEQQSQVSLEIGRNVESIAQHVEENSKAAQESAAIARHLSKLAQVAAH; from the coding sequence ATGCCCGCTTCGTTGCTTTCCGCCGTTCTCGGCAACTATCGGCTTCACCATCAATTCCTGTTCCTGTCCGGCCTGATCGCGCTGCCGGCAATGCTTAGTGCGGCCGTGGTCGCCAACGGCTACCCCGGCCTGTCGCCGGAGCTGTGGCTGGCGGCGACTGCCGGCCAATTGCCCTGGATGATCGCGCTGTACGCCCTCTACGCCGGATTGCGTAACGGGCTGCAAAGTCTGCTTGCTGCACAGCGCCAACTTGCGAACGGCGATTTCGACGTGCGCTTGCAGGTCGTCGGCCGCGACGAGTTGGCTGAACTGGGCGTTGGCTTTAACGATACGGTACGCGAACTGGGCCGGCGGATGAACAAGGTGCAGGCGTCGATCCAGGAAGTGACCTACGCCGCCGACCAGTTGCACCAAGGCTCCGGCCAGGTTGCCGACCAACTCGACCTGCAGCGGAAGAGCACGACGATGATGGCGGCGGCCATCGAGCAAATGTCGGCCAGCATCCTGGGCGTGGCCGGCCAATGCCGGGAAACCGAAAAGATTTCCTCGACCACGCAACAACTGTCGCTGCAAGGCCAGCATTCGATCGATAGTTTTATTGCCGATATCAAGCAACTGTTCCTGGAAATAGAGGAGCTGGCCGGTTTGATGCGCAACCTGGAACAGCATTCCCAGCAGGTCTCGCAAATCTCGGAGATGATCAAGGCCATTTCCGAACAGACCAATCTACTGGCGTTGAACGCGGCGATCGAAGCGGCGCGGGCCGGCGAATACGGCCGCGGTTTTGCCGTCGTGGCCGACGAAGTGCGGACGTTGGCGCAACGGGTCAGGCTGTCGGCCGAGGAGATCACCGGCACCACCCAAGCGGTGCGCGAGCAAATCGATCGCGCCGTGCGTTCGATCGACGCCACGCAGCAACGCACCGAGCAGGGTATAGACAAGGCTTACAGCGTGGAGCGCGTGCTGGCCGGGATCAAGGAATATGCCGACAGCGCCTTGGACAACGTGTCGATGATCGCCACCAGCACCGAACAGCAAAGCCAAGTCAGTCTGGAGATCGGTCGCAACGTGGAAAGCATCGCCCAGCATGTCGAAGAAAACAGCAAAGCCGCCCAGGAATCGGCGGCGATCGCCCGCCACCTGTCGAAACTGGCGCAAGTCGCAGCCCATTAA
- a CDS encoding nitrate- and nitrite sensing domain-containing protein encodes MANTLILLCAAAGSAGSVFAAIWHCRNRSRLAHLAGQQTSIAINRQLKQLLGKIQQHRGMVSGYLNGDASFKYKISALQAEIDREAEQIAASLQALPAHRAGFESIQSRWRALSPTVLHGTREQSFDNHCQLISAVLDLIRDIAERSQLHCDSACPFGFVEIVWHLLPDTAEAIGQTRAIGTGIAAAGRSLSTERIKLGYLLTRIRNAADRLESGIARTPSAMAGAEFRRSFGEVQQRIGSLVGDIEQQLLATERPEIDPAGFFANATQTLNGVFDLYDRAEAVANRELQTLLAGATRLGRQSLAALLLGLAIATAGIVPLAL; translated from the coding sequence ATGGCCAATACCTTAATTTTATTATGCGCGGCCGCCGGCTCGGCCGGCTCGGTGTTTGCCGCGATCTGGCATTGCCGCAACCGAAGCCGACTCGCTCACTTGGCCGGCCAACAAACCAGCATCGCCATCAACCGCCAACTAAAGCAATTACTCGGCAAAATACAACAGCACCGCGGTATGGTCAGCGGCTATCTGAACGGCGATGCCAGTTTCAAATATAAAATTTCGGCATTGCAGGCCGAAATCGACCGCGAAGCCGAACAAATCGCCGCCAGCTTGCAGGCCTTGCCGGCCCATCGTGCCGGATTCGAGTCGATTCAATCCCGCTGGCGCGCATTGAGCCCGACCGTACTGCACGGCACCCGCGAGCAAAGCTTCGACAATCACTGCCAATTGATCTCGGCCGTACTGGATTTGATACGCGACATCGCCGAACGCAGCCAATTGCACTGCGATAGCGCCTGCCCGTTCGGATTCGTCGAGATTGTTTGGCATTTGTTGCCGGACACTGCCGAAGCGATCGGCCAAACCCGGGCGATCGGTACCGGCATTGCCGCCGCCGGCCGCAGCCTCAGCACCGAACGCATCAAACTGGGCTACTTGCTGACCCGCATCCGTAATGCCGCAGATCGCCTCGAGTCCGGCATCGCTCGAACGCCGTCGGCGATGGCGGGTGCTGAATTTCGGCGCAGCTTCGGCGAGGTGCAGCAGCGCATCGGCAGTTTGGTCGGCGATATCGAGCAGCAATTGCTGGCGACCGAACGCCCCGAAATCGACCCGGCCGGCTTTTTCGCCAACGCCACGCAGACACTGAACGGCGTATTCGACCTGTACGACCGGGCCGAAGCGGTCGCCAACCGGGAGTTGCAAACGCTGCTGGCCGGCGCCACCCGGCTGGGCCGCCAATCGCTGGCGGCGCTGCTACTGGGCTTGGCTATCGCCACCGCCGGCATCGTGCCATTGGCGCTGTAA
- a CDS encoding cytochrome P450 translates to MPNAKSIPQAKADFLIGNLRPLAADPFRTLSAWWRDYGDAVGFRVLTRQFYMFSHPSMAEQALVRQAGKFVKMYDPQKPKGLELVLGQGLVTSRGELRRNQRRLMQPVFQRGNLSALQPQIVAAGREMLLRWQGLGDGVQVNLCDEMMRLTLEVITQTMFGTSVLDRIEAIAPELDTALRHAAASLLNPLSLPPSVPTPRNRAFNRAMATLDGVVYGIIEQRRAHPAPAGQDLLGMLLQARDEDSGAGMSDRQLRDEVLTIFSAGHETTSNLLSWTLYLLARHPEALGRLRRELQALPAEEDWQFADLQNLEYCKAVLHESLRLRPPVGIIMRKVAQDVEFEGYRLAAGSLALFNIFNLHHHPQFWDDPERFDPERFLGNRSHRFAFMPFGAGERICIGNHFALLESQLLLSLIVRHYDIELLDPGEAEIELMVSLRPKGGLPASLHRLA, encoded by the coding sequence ATGCCCAACGCCAAATCCATACCGCAAGCCAAAGCCGATTTTCTGATCGGCAATTTGCGACCGCTCGCCGCCGATCCGTTTCGGACTTTATCCGCCTGGTGGCGCGACTACGGCGATGCGGTCGGTTTTCGAGTACTAACCCGGCAATTCTATATGTTCAGCCATCCGAGCATGGCGGAACAGGCCTTGGTCCGTCAGGCCGGCAAGTTCGTCAAAATGTACGACCCGCAAAAGCCCAAAGGCCTGGAGTTGGTGCTCGGCCAGGGCTTGGTCACCAGTCGCGGCGAATTGCGGCGCAATCAGCGGCGGTTGATGCAGCCGGTGTTTCAGCGCGGCAACCTGAGCGCATTGCAGCCGCAAATCGTCGCCGCCGGCCGGGAGATGCTGCTGCGCTGGCAAGGCTTGGGTGATGGGGTCCAGGTCAATCTGTGCGACGAAATGATGCGACTGACGCTGGAAGTCATCACCCAAACCATGTTCGGCACCAGCGTGCTGGATCGGATCGAGGCTATCGCTCCGGAGCTGGACACGGCATTGCGCCACGCCGCCGCGTCGCTGCTGAATCCGTTATCCTTGCCGCCATCGGTGCCGACGCCGCGTAACCGCGCTTTCAACCGGGCCATGGCGACGTTGGACGGCGTGGTTTACGGCATCATCGAACAGCGCCGCGCCCATCCGGCGCCCGCCGGCCAGGATTTGCTGGGCATGTTGTTGCAGGCGCGCGACGAGGATAGCGGGGCCGGTATGAGCGACCGCCAACTGCGCGACGAAGTGTTGACCATTTTCAGCGCCGGCCACGAGACCACCTCGAATTTACTGAGTTGGACCTTGTACTTGTTGGCCCGGCATCCGGAAGCGCTCGGCCGTTTGCGGCGGGAGTTGCAGGCTTTGCCGGCCGAGGAAGATTGGCAGTTTGCCGACCTGCAAAACCTGGAATACTGCAAGGCGGTCCTGCACGAATCGCTGCGGCTGCGGCCGCCGGTCGGCATCATCATGCGTAAGGTCGCACAAGATGTCGAATTCGAAGGTTACCGGCTCGCCGCCGGGAGCTTGGCGTTGTTCAATATTTTCAACCTGCACCACCATCCGCAATTCTGGGACGACCCTGAGCGCTTCGATCCGGAGCGCTTTCTCGGCAACCGTAGCCACCGCTTTGCTTTTATGCCGTTCGGCGCCGGCGAACGGATTTGTATCGGCAATCATTTCGCATTGCTGGAGAGCCAGTTGCTGTTGAGCCTGATCGTGCGCCATTACGATATCGAATTGCTCGATCCGGGCGAGGCGGAGATCGAATTAATGGTGAGCCTGCGGCCGAAAGGCGGGTTGCCGGCGAGCTTGCACCGGCTCGCATAA
- a CDS encoding AI-2E family transporter: protein MSMQNTRYEKAASLAALGLLLFACYQVLQPFVFDLLWAAILCFVTWPLYSRLREWHFSANRAAATMVLPIGILLLTPFVTAGFSFTEDINRLLQWLNQSVHTWPAAPEWLERLPWLGDRAKSAWQNIGEDTSRLVNLARPYALGAGTWILQQGIKLGGQLMHMGLSILVLFFFYRDGERVAEHVVIAVRRLAGERSQRILHIVRSSLRAVVYGIIGTALVQALASMLGFVLADVPYAFVLGVVAFFLMLLPAAGTVVWLPVALWLLVEGETGRAIFIALWFLLFVGTIDNWLRPVLISREVELPFVLIVFGIFGGLLAFGFIGVFIGPTLLATSYALVLDWLISKEREQSGDDGSSS from the coding sequence ATGAGCATGCAAAACACGCGTTACGAAAAAGCCGCCAGTCTGGCCGCGCTGGGCCTGCTGTTGTTTGCCTGTTACCAGGTGCTGCAGCCGTTTGTGTTCGATTTGCTGTGGGCCGCCATCTTATGTTTCGTCACCTGGCCGCTCTATTCCCGCTTGCGGGAATGGCATTTCAGCGCCAATCGCGCCGCGGCCACCATGGTGCTGCCGATCGGTATCCTGCTGTTGACGCCGTTCGTTACCGCCGGATTCAGCTTTACCGAAGACATCAACCGCTTGTTGCAATGGCTCAACCAAAGCGTGCACACCTGGCCGGCAGCCCCGGAATGGCTGGAACGCCTGCCGTGGCTCGGCGACAGGGCCAAATCGGCTTGGCAAAATATAGGCGAAGACACCAGCCGGCTGGTGAATCTGGCCCGCCCCTACGCCCTCGGTGCCGGCACCTGGATTTTGCAGCAAGGCATCAAGCTCGGCGGCCAGTTGATGCATATGGGCCTGAGTATTCTGGTGTTGTTTTTTTTCTATCGCGACGGCGAACGGGTCGCCGAACACGTGGTGATTGCGGTTCGGCGCCTGGCCGGCGAACGCAGCCAACGCATTCTGCACATCGTCCGCTCCAGCTTGCGCGCCGTGGTATACGGCATTATCGGCACCGCGCTGGTTCAAGCCTTGGCTTCGATGCTCGGCTTCGTGCTTGCCGACGTGCCCTACGCCTTCGTGCTGGGCGTCGTCGCTTTCTTTTTGATGCTGCTTCCGGCCGCCGGCACCGTGGTCTGGCTGCCGGTTGCGTTATGGCTGCTGGTGGAAGGCGAAACCGGCCGGGCGATTTTTATCGCCCTGTGGTTCCTGTTGTTTGTCGGCACGATAGACAATTGGTTGCGGCCGGTCCTGATCAGCCGCGAAGTCGAATTGCCGTTCGTCCTGATCGTATTCGGCATCTTCGGCGGCCTGCTGGCCTTCGGCTTCATTGGCGTATTCATCGGCCCAACCCTGCTGGCGACCAGTTACGCCCTGGTGCTGGATTGGCTGATCAGCAAAGAGCGCGAGCAAAGTGGAGATGATGGCAGCTCAAGCTGA
- the moaB gene encoding molybdenum cofactor biosynthesis protein B: MSEPREFIPINIAVLTISDTRSEADDTSGRVLVDGLLAAGHTLADKKIVRDDIYQIRAAVSQWIADPNVNAIITTGGTGVTGRDGTPEAVLPLLDKVLDGFGEVFRMLSYQDIKSSTMQSRALAGVANATYIFCVPGSSGACRTAWEALIKDQLDYRTRPCNLVQLMPRLLEK; this comes from the coding sequence GTGAGCGAACCCCGTGAATTCATTCCGATCAATATCGCGGTATTGACCATATCCGACACCCGCAGCGAAGCGGACGATACTTCCGGTCGTGTGTTGGTCGATGGCCTGCTCGCGGCCGGGCATACGTTGGCGGATAAAAAAATCGTGCGCGACGATATTTATCAAATTCGCGCCGCCGTCAGCCAATGGATCGCCGATCCCAACGTCAATGCAATCATCACCACCGGCGGCACCGGCGTAACCGGGCGCGACGGCACTCCGGAAGCGGTGTTGCCGTTGCTGGACAAGGTGCTGGACGGCTTCGGCGAGGTGTTTCGGATGTTGTCCTACCAGGACATCAAGAGCTCGACGATGCAGTCGCGGGCGCTGGCCGGCGTCGCCAATGCGACCTATATCTTCTGCGTGCCGGGATCGTCCGGTGCCTGCCGCACCGCCTGGGAGGCGTTGATCAAAGACCAACTGGATTACCGCACCCGACCTTGTAATCTGGTGCAACTGATGCCGCGTTTGCTGGAGAAATGA
- a CDS encoding DUF423 domain-containing protein, translating to MMRRTFLLLAAVGGFSGVALGAFGAHGLKHLLSDYQLDIYKTAVNYQMWHSLALALAALLPERAALRWAGRLFAVGILVFSGSLYLLAIFDIKWLGMVTPLGGLAFLAAWGLLAYVALRE from the coding sequence ATGATGCGCCGGACTTTTTTATTGTTGGCTGCTGTGGGCGGCTTTAGCGGAGTGGCGCTGGGTGCGTTCGGCGCCCACGGTTTGAAACATCTGCTGAGCGATTACCAATTGGATATCTACAAAACCGCGGTAAATTACCAGATGTGGCATAGCCTGGCGTTGGCTCTGGCAGCGTTATTACCCGAGCGGGCTGCGCTGCGTTGGGCGGGAAGGTTGTTTGCTGTTGGAATCCTGGTGTTTTCGGGCAGTCTATACTTGCTGGCGATATTCGATATCAAATGGCTGGGTATGGTTACGCCGCTGGGCGGCCTGGCGTTTTTGGCGGCATGGGGCCTGCTGGCCTACGTCGCGCTTCGAGAATAA
- a CDS encoding phosphate-starvation-inducible PsiE family protein, producing MESKPPVRPSSSSPSRPGTSRTTRDEPEVKLAPVVEDGLLKVLHAVIHFAVRVLAVLMVLVILWGVADVVYVIYQRLVAEPFMMLTVSDILLIFGSFMAVLIAIEIFINITLYIKHDTLPIKMVIATALMAVARKVIMLDFKDLDPAYTVGIAAVTVSLGLTYWLISYKPQPVKTEER from the coding sequence ATGGAATCCAAACCGCCCGTTCGCCCGTCTTCGTCTTCGCCGTCGCGACCCGGAACCAGCCGCACCACGCGCGACGAACCCGAAGTCAAGTTGGCGCCGGTCGTCGAAGACGGTCTGCTAAAAGTACTGCATGCCGTGATCCATTTTGCGGTTCGGGTGCTGGCGGTGCTGATGGTGCTGGTGATTTTGTGGGGCGTGGCCGACGTGGTGTATGTAATCTACCAACGCCTGGTCGCGGAACCGTTTATGATGTTGACGGTCTCGGACATATTGTTGATTTTCGGTTCGTTCATGGCCGTGCTGATCGCGATCGAGATTTTTATCAACATCACGTTGTACATCAAGCACGACACGCTACCGATTAAAATGGTGATTGCCACAGCCTTGATGGCCGTGGCCCGAAAAGTGATTATGTTGGATTTCAAGGACCTGGACCCGGCTTATACCGTCGGGATTGCCGCTGTAACGGTGTCTCTGGGCCTGACCTATTGGCTGATTTCCTATAAACCGCAACCCGTCAAAACTGAAGAGCGATAA
- the pepN gene encoding aminopeptidase N produces the protein MRDASPQTVYLKDYTPPEYLIDQVELDFDLDDQRTKVRAKMSVRRNPQSLADSVALKLWGEELQLLSIAVDGRPLLASEYLVGDEALIIHEAPQDRPFEILIENLINPQANTALEGLFLSSSMLCTQCEAQGFRKITWFLDRPDVMSRFKTTLVADKAKYPVLLSNGNKTGGGELENNRHWVSWEDPFAKPCYLFALVAGQLECVADEFVTMSGRRIALEIFVEQHNVDKCAHAMQSLKNAMRWDEQTYGLEYDLDLYMIVAVDHFNMGAMENKGLNVFNTKFVLARPDTATDSDYEHIEGVIGHEYFHNWSGNRVTCRDWFQLSLKEGFTVFRDQQFSGDMTSPAVKRIEDVNALRTRQFAEDAGPLAHPVRPEAYIEINNFYTLTVYEKGAEVVRMLHTLLGAEGFRKGCDLYFQRHDSQAVTCEDFVKALEDANGVEFGQFRRWYSQAGTPLLAVEQDYDTAGGRLQLTLRQSCPPTPNQPVKQPLHIPVKLGLLNPDGTPAAFEFGGERHTEVTLNLTEADQSFSFGNLAGKPVVSLLRGFSAPVTLKMPRGLDELAFLLSHDSDTFNRWEAGQQLATQAIFDLIDSIELGRPLQLDSIVIEAYRKVLADAGGDLSYQALLLALPEESYLSGQMAIIDVDAVHQAREFVKKTLATSLADQFLALYRQHHRDESGCFDAGAVGRRRLKNTCLSYLGKLETPDSHRLAEQQFRGARNMTDQISALSAIVNSQNPDKADCLDSFYRQWQQEALVIDKWFALQATSSMPNTFATVQNLMRHPAFDMKTPNRVRALVGAFSQSNPLHFHAANGEGYRFLADRVIELNALNPQIASRMVSGLAQWRRYDANRQSLMKQELQRIVATEHLSKDVYEIASKSLA, from the coding sequence ATGCGCGATGCCAGCCCGCAAACTGTCTACCTGAAAGACTACACGCCGCCGGAATATCTGATCGACCAAGTCGAATTGGATTTCGATTTGGACGACCAGCGCACTAAGGTGCGCGCCAAAATGAGCGTCAGGCGCAATCCGCAGAGCTTGGCCGACAGTGTCGCGCTAAAGCTGTGGGGCGAGGAGTTGCAATTGCTCAGCATCGCCGTCGACGGCCGGCCGCTGCTTGCCAGCGAATATCTGGTCGGTGACGAAGCGTTGATTATCCACGAGGCGCCGCAGGACAGGCCGTTCGAAATCCTGATCGAAAATCTGATCAATCCGCAAGCCAACACCGCTCTGGAAGGGTTGTTTCTGTCCAGCAGCATGCTCTGCACCCAGTGCGAGGCGCAGGGCTTTCGTAAAATTACCTGGTTTTTGGACCGGCCGGACGTGATGAGCCGTTTCAAAACCACGCTGGTCGCCGACAAGGCCAAATACCCGGTATTACTGTCCAACGGCAACAAAACCGGCGGCGGCGAGTTGGAAAACAATCGGCATTGGGTCAGTTGGGAAGACCCGTTCGCCAAGCCGTGCTACCTGTTCGCGTTGGTCGCAGGCCAGTTGGAATGTGTCGCCGACGAGTTCGTGACGATGAGCGGCCGGCGCATTGCGCTGGAGATTTTCGTCGAGCAACACAACGTCGACAAATGCGCCCACGCGATGCAATCGCTGAAAAACGCGATGCGCTGGGACGAGCAGACCTACGGCCTGGAATACGATCTGGATTTGTATATGATCGTCGCCGTCGACCATTTCAATATGGGGGCGATGGAAAACAAGGGGCTGAACGTGTTTAACACCAAGTTCGTGCTGGCCCGGCCGGATACTGCTACCGACAGCGATTACGAACACATCGAAGGCGTGATCGGCCATGAATATTTTCATAACTGGTCAGGCAACCGGGTCACCTGCCGCGATTGGTTCCAGTTGAGTCTGAAAGAAGGTTTCACCGTATTTCGCGACCAGCAATTCAGCGGCGACATGACTTCGCCGGCCGTGAAGCGGATCGAAGACGTCAACGCCTTGCGGACTCGCCAGTTTGCCGAAGACGCCGGCCCTTTGGCGCATCCGGTGCGGCCCGAGGCCTATATCGAAATCAACAACTTTTATACGCTGACCGTCTACGAAAAAGGCGCGGAAGTGGTGCGGATGCTGCACACCTTGCTCGGTGCGGAAGGTTTTCGCAAAGGCTGCGATTTATATTTCCAACGCCACGACAGCCAGGCTGTGACTTGCGAGGACTTCGTCAAGGCGCTGGAAGACGCCAACGGCGTCGAATTCGGCCAATTCCGCCGCTGGTATTCGCAGGCCGGTACGCCGCTGCTGGCAGTCGAGCAGGACTACGATACAGCCGGCGGCCGTTTGCAACTGACGCTGCGCCAAAGCTGTCCGCCGACGCCGAATCAGCCGGTCAAACAACCGTTACATATTCCGGTAAAACTGGGGCTATTGAATCCAGACGGGACGCCGGCCGCATTCGAGTTCGGTGGCGAGCGGCACACCGAGGTCACATTGAATCTGACCGAAGCCGACCAAAGCTTCAGCTTCGGCAATCTGGCCGGCAAGCCGGTGGTTTCGTTGCTGCGCGGGTTTTCCGCGCCGGTGACGTTGAAAATGCCGCGCGGTTTGGACGAACTGGCCTTTTTGCTGAGCCACGATAGCGACACCTTCAACCGTTGGGAGGCCGGCCAGCAATTGGCGACGCAAGCCATTTTCGATTTGATCGACAGCATCGAGTTGGGTCGGCCGCTGCAGCTGGATTCGATCGTGATCGAAGCGTACCGCAAGGTGCTGGCCGATGCCGGCGGCGATTTGTCCTATCAGGCTTTGCTGTTGGCTTTACCGGAAGAGAGTTATCTGTCCGGCCAAATGGCAATTATTGACGTCGACGCCGTGCACCAGGCCCGCGAGTTCGTCAAGAAAACCCTGGCAACCAGTCTGGCCGATCAATTTCTGGCGCTTTACCGCCAACACCACCGCGACGAATCCGGTTGCTTCGATGCCGGCGCCGTGGGTCGGCGCCGCCTGAAAAACACCTGCCTGAGCTACCTGGGTAAATTGGAAACGCCGGACAGTCACCGTCTGGCCGAGCAGCAATTCCGCGGCGCCCGCAATATGACCGACCAAATCTCGGCATTGTCGGCGATCGTAAACAGCCAAAACCCGGACAAAGCCGATTGCCTCGACAGTTTTTACCGGCAATGGCAGCAGGAGGCGCTAGTCATCGACAAATGGTTTGCGCTGCAGGCGACCAGCAGCATGCCGAATACCTTTGCCACCGTGCAGAATCTGATGCGGCACCCGGCTTTCGATATGAAAACGCCGAACCGGGTTCGGGCCTTGGTCGGCGCCTTTAGTCAGTCGAATCCGTTGCATTTCCATGCTGCGAATGGCGAAGGCTACCGGTTTTTGGCCGACCGCGTGATCGAATTGAATGCGTTGAATCCGCAAATCGCCTCGCGCATGGTCAGCGGTCTGGCGCAATGGCGGCGCTACGACGCCAACCGGCAAAGCTTGATGAAACAGGAATTACAGCGTATTGTCGCTACCGAACATTTGTCGAAAGATGTCTACGAGATTGCCAGCAAGAGTTTGGCGTAG
- the hisB gene encoding imidazoleglycerol-phosphate dehydratase HisB, translating to MNPRTAQVERNTLETQIKISVNLDGSGSAAFTTGLPFLDHMLDQVARHGLIDMEIVSHGDLHIDAHHSVEDIGITLGQAVAKALGDKKGIYRYGHAYCPLDESLSRVVVDFSGRPGLFYDVEFKRALIGNFDVDLFKEFFQGFVNHAGVTLHIDNLKGGNAHHIAETVFKAFGRAVRMAISPDPRMAGIMPSTKGTL from the coding sequence ATGAACCCACGCACCGCCCAGGTTGAACGCAACACCCTCGAAACCCAGATCAAGATTTCGGTTAATCTCGACGGCAGCGGCTCAGCCGCGTTCACTACCGGCCTGCCGTTTTTGGACCACATGCTGGACCAAGTGGCCCGGCACGGCTTGATCGACATGGAAATCGTGTCTCACGGCGATCTACACATCGATGCCCACCACAGTGTCGAAGACATCGGCATCACCTTGGGCCAGGCGGTTGCCAAAGCGCTTGGCGATAAAAAAGGCATTTACCGCTACGGCCACGCCTATTGTCCGCTCGACGAATCCTTGTCGCGGGTGGTGGTGGATTTTTCCGGCCGGCCGGGATTGTTTTACGATGTCGAATTCAAGCGCGCGCTGATCGGCAATTTCGACGTGGATTTATTCAAAGAATTTTTTCAGGGTTTCGTCAACCACGCCGGCGTGACTTTGCATATCGACAATCTGAAAGGCGGCAACGCCCACCACATTGCCGAAACCGTTTTCAAGGCATTCGGCCGGGCAGTGCGGATGGCGATCAGCCCCGATCCGCGCATGGCCGGGATCATGCCGTCCACCAAAGGCACTCTGTAA
- the hisH gene encoding imidazole glycerol phosphate synthase subunit HisH translates to MPSVAVIDYGMGNLHSIAKALQHVDSRSQVLVSSDPEIIRGADRVVFPGVGAIRDCINALHDSGLAEVIKEVAAAKPMLGICLGMQALLTDSEENGGVACLGLLPGHVRRFADDLRDGDGEVLKIPHMGWNQVEQKPHPLWKNIPDRSRFYFVHSYYVVPDDARHTAATADYPQTFTCALANGNLFAVQFHPEKSQTVGLQLLQNFLAWDGTA, encoded by the coding sequence ATGCCGTCAGTTGCCGTCATCGATTATGGAATGGGTAATCTGCATTCCATCGCCAAAGCGCTTCAACATGTCGATAGCCGAAGCCAAGTACTGGTCAGCTCCGATCCGGAAATTATTCGCGGAGCGGACCGGGTGGTGTTTCCCGGCGTCGGCGCAATTCGCGATTGCATCAATGCGCTGCACGACAGCGGTTTGGCCGAGGTCATTAAAGAGGTGGCTGCCGCGAAACCGATGTTGGGAATTTGCCTGGGCATGCAAGCCCTGCTGACCGACAGCGAGGAAAACGGCGGTGTCGCCTGTCTCGGCCTATTACCCGGTCATGTCCGGCGCTTCGCCGACGATCTGCGTGACGGTGACGGCGAGGTCCTGAAAATTCCGCACATGGGCTGGAATCAAGTCGAACAGAAGCCGCATCCGTTATGGAAAAATATCCCGGACCGCAGCCGTTTCTATTTCGTGCACAGCTATTATGTGGTGCCGGACGACGCGCGCCATACTGCTGCGACCGCAGATTATCCGCAAACCTTCACCTGTGCCTTGGCCAATGGCAATCTGTTTGCCGTCCAATTTCATCCTGAAAAAAGCCAGACGGTCGGATTGCAATTGTTGCAAAACTTCCTGGCCTGGGACGGGACGGCGTAA
- the hisA gene encoding 1-(5-phosphoribosyl)-5-[(5-phosphoribosylamino)methylideneamino]imidazole-4-carboxamide isomerase — MLLIPAIDLKEGKCVRLRQGRMEDDTVFSDDPVAVAGRWVEAGAKRLHLVDLDGAFAGKPKNADIIHAIVEAYPEVPIQIGGGIRDEDTIQAYLEAGVQYVIIGTKAVSEPHFVRDAAIEFPGHIIIGLDARDGKVAIDGWSKLSRHDVIDMAQKFESNGVAAIIYTDISRDGMMQGVNVEATAKLASSVHIPVIASGGITNLDDIRALGAVAQEGIMGAITGRAIYEGTLDFAEGAKLAASFGGED; from the coding sequence ATGTTGCTGATACCCGCAATTGACTTGAAGGAAGGAAAATGTGTCCGCTTGCGTCAGGGCCGTATGGAAGACGACACCGTGTTCTCCGACGATCCGGTGGCGGTTGCGGGGCGCTGGGTTGAAGCGGGCGCGAAGCGTTTGCACTTGGTCGATTTGGACGGCGCCTTTGCCGGCAAGCCGAAAAACGCCGACATTATTCACGCCATCGTCGAGGCCTACCCGGAAGTGCCGATTCAAATCGGCGGCGGCATCCGCGACGAGGACACCATCCAAGCCTACCTGGAAGCCGGCGTACAATACGTGATCATCGGCACCAAAGCCGTCAGCGAGCCGCATTTTGTCCGCGACGCGGCGATCGAATTTCCCGGCCACATCATCATCGGCCTGGACGCCCGCGACGGCAAGGTGGCGATCGACGGCTGGTCCAAACTGTCTCGCCACGACGTGATCGATATGGCGCAAAAATTTGAATCCAATGGTGTTGCGGCGATTATCTACACCGATATCTCCCGCGACGGCATGATGCAGGGCGTTAATGTCGAAGCCACCGCCAAGCTGGCCAGTTCGGTACACATCCCGGTCATCGCCTCCGGCGGCATCACCAATCTGGACGATATCCGCGCTTTGGGTGCCGTGGCCCAAGAAGGCATCATGGGCGCGATTACCGGCCGCGCAATCTACGAAGGCACCTTGGATTTCGCCGAAGGCGCCAAACTGGCCGCTTCCTTCGGCGGCGAGGATTGA